From the Solibacillus sp. FSL R5-0449 genome, one window contains:
- a CDS encoding isochorismate synthase — translation MQHKWYNATEIEVGSNSKQIFYMETIEVSRLSALAFFAAGESKYKGKRNYWQNREKTFTLVGLGHAYTIENNASDARFDLVEREWKKLTSQIIEEDQHLQPILFGGFTFDPQNEVSAEWTNFPQSYFTVATHQLVIRNDKAYVTINYITDEENSAKTFEALRKERDKLIHAAQVKEVKTYPKPKMTSYMEPYKQEYLNSINKVTSLIKANEAQKVVIARSLALQFEETITSPQILSHVVHEQPESYLFGLEHGDLLFYGASPERLVKVDNGRAYSSCVAGSIKRGTTAEADEELGRTLLSDLKNLGEHHYVVEMITDTFNKNCTEVKVPHGPKLLKIRDIQHLYTPVEGQLNDDATILQLVKHLHPTPALGGVPREQAMEIIRTYEPMNRGLYAAPIGWLDADGNGEFAVAIRSAALVQDKAYLYAGGGIVEDSEAQSEYEETLVKFRPMLRALGGQLHE, via the coding sequence ATGCAACACAAGTGGTACAACGCCACTGAAATAGAAGTAGGCTCAAATTCAAAGCAAATTTTTTATATGGAAACAATCGAAGTAAGCCGATTATCCGCATTGGCATTTTTTGCTGCGGGCGAATCGAAATATAAAGGAAAACGCAACTACTGGCAAAATCGTGAAAAAACCTTCACATTGGTTGGTTTAGGTCATGCCTATACAATCGAAAACAATGCATCTGATGCCCGTTTCGATTTAGTAGAACGTGAATGGAAAAAACTGACGAGTCAAATCATAGAGGAAGATCAGCATCTGCAGCCAATCCTTTTCGGCGGTTTTACTTTTGATCCGCAAAATGAAGTTTCGGCAGAATGGACAAACTTCCCGCAAAGCTATTTTACTGTCGCAACACATCAGTTAGTTATTCGTAATGATAAAGCGTATGTAACAATTAACTATATTACGGATGAGGAAAATAGTGCGAAAACATTTGAAGCACTTCGTAAGGAACGTGATAAACTCATCCATGCAGCACAGGTGAAGGAAGTAAAAACTTATCCGAAACCGAAGATGACAAGCTATATGGAACCTTATAAGCAGGAATATTTAAATTCCATCAATAAAGTGACAAGCCTCATCAAAGCAAACGAAGCGCAAAAGGTTGTTATTGCCCGGTCTTTAGCATTGCAATTTGAGGAAACGATTACATCTCCGCAAATTTTGTCGCATGTCGTACATGAGCAGCCGGAGAGCTATTTGTTTGGCTTGGAGCATGGTGATTTACTGTTTTACGGTGCTTCACCGGAACGTTTAGTGAAGGTGGATAACGGTCGTGCCTATTCTTCATGTGTAGCGGGCTCGATTAAGCGCGGTACAACAGCTGAAGCTGACGAGGAATTAGGGAGAACGTTGCTGAGCGATCTGAAAAATCTTGGAGAGCATCATTATGTTGTGGAGATGATTACGGATACATTTAATAAAAATTGTACGGAAGTAAAAGTTCCGCATGGACCGAAGCTATTGAAAATCCGTGATATTCAGCATTTATATACACCGGTTGAAGGACAGTTAAATGATGATGCAACGATTTTGCAGCTTGTGAAACATTTGCATCCAACACCAGCTTTAGGCGGTGTTCCGCGTGAACAGGCAATGGAAATCATCCGGACATATGAGCCGATGAACCGAGGTCTGTATGCGGCTCCAATCGGCTGGCTGGATGCCGATGGAAATGGCGAGTTTGCAGTAGCAATTCGTTCGGCTGCATTAGTGCAGGATAAAGCGTATTTATATGCAGGCGGAGGCATTGTCGAAGATTCGGAAGCACAATCGGAATATGAAGAGACTCTCGTGAAATTCCGACCAATGCTTCGAGCTTTAGGGGGCCAGTTACATGAATGA
- a CDS encoding 1,4-dihydroxy-2-naphthoate polyprenyltransferase encodes MTKVVEADTGFKVWWHLTRPHTLTASFVPVLLGTSMALSINHETIHFGLFFAMLIASMLIQAATNMFNEYYDYKLGLDNENSVGIGGTIVRHGVAPKTIMAIALSFYGIAMLLGVYICAMTSWWLVAVGLVCMLIGYLYTGGPYPIAYSPFGELVSGAVMGMGIVLIAFFIQTGDVTADAVIISVPSMILVGAIMLSNNIRDIVGDTEGGRKTMAILVGRHNAVTVLAGFFIVSYIWIIVLIVLGHLTPWALLVLLSVKKPIEAIKLFRAKEKPLEVMPAMKYTAQTNTIFGFLLAVGLLISYFI; translated from the coding sequence ATGACAAAAGTCGTTGAAGCGGACACGGGTTTTAAAGTTTGGTGGCATTTAACACGTCCCCACACATTAACAGCTTCATTTGTACCTGTATTATTAGGTACGTCTATGGCACTTTCTATAAATCATGAAACAATTCATTTTGGACTGTTTTTTGCAATGCTTATTGCCAGTATGCTCATACAGGCAGCAACCAATATGTTCAATGAATATTATGATTATAAACTTGGCCTGGATAATGAAAATTCAGTCGGTATTGGAGGCACAATCGTCCGACATGGTGTAGCACCAAAAACTATTATGGCTATTGCGCTAAGTTTTTACGGTATCGCAATGCTATTAGGCGTTTACATATGTGCCATGACATCCTGGTGGCTTGTTGCTGTCGGTCTTGTATGTATGCTGATCGGCTATCTGTATACTGGCGGACCGTATCCGATTGCTTATTCACCGTTCGGAGAGCTAGTTTCAGGGGCAGTAATGGGTATGGGGATTGTTCTGATTGCTTTCTTTATTCAAACAGGCGATGTAACAGCTGATGCTGTAATTATCTCTGTGCCGAGTATGATTTTAGTCGGAGCGATTATGCTTTCAAATAATATCCGGGATATTGTTGGAGATACAGAAGGCGGACGTAAAACGATGGCCATTTTAGTTGGCCGACATAACGCAGTAACTGTACTGGCCGGTTTCTTTATTGTTTCGTATATTTGGATCATTGTTCTTATCGTTCTAGGTCATTTGACACCATGGGCACTGCTTGTATTATTAAGCGTGAAAAAACCGATTGAAGCGATTAAATTATTCCGAGCAAAAGAAAAACCGCTGGAAGTAATGCCGGCAATGAAATATACAGCCCAAACAAACACGATTTTTGGTTTCTTGTTGGCTGTAGGTCTATTAATTTCATATTTCATTTAA
- a CDS encoding TraR/DksA C4-type zinc finger protein — translation MDINQLQQLRSVLEEELATLQEHVNEEPSLDETEITAVDNHPADAATDLTTIVTEKTLSELKEDEIERIQTALNAMDEGTYGECIVCGKEIPFERLEAVPTAITCIDHVEEVAE, via the coding sequence ATGGATATCAATCAATTACAACAATTACGTAGCGTTTTAGAAGAGGAACTTGCGACATTGCAGGAACATGTTAATGAAGAACCATCTTTAGATGAAACAGAAATAACGGCAGTTGATAATCATCCGGCAGATGCAGCAACTGATTTAACGACAATTGTTACGGAAAAAACATTAAGTGAACTGAAGGAAGACGAAATCGAGAGAATTCAAACAGCTTTAAATGCTATGGATGAGGGCACATACGGGGAATGTATCGTATGTGGAAAAGAGATTCCCTTTGAGCGTTTAGAAGCGGTTCCGACAGCTATAACATGTATTGACCATGTAGAAGAAGTGGCAGAATAA
- a CDS encoding MerR family transcriptional regulator — protein MLINELVKLSGVSARTLRYYDEIGLLRPSAVAENGYRQYSQDDIDRLQQILFYRELDFKLEEIRKLLDHPDYEVKEALKKQSELLQKKRRYIDDLLITIEQTIQTMEGELKMTNEQKFDVFKNKLIEENEKSYGQEVRNKYGEAEVEASNKKFRDMTEEQYNAMQQLEQQLFERLKEALVSGDVTSDIAMEAAELHKRWLSFSWAKYTPEAHIGLAQMYVSDDRFTAYYDERVAPGATQFLHDVITVYAANK, from the coding sequence GTGCTAATTAATGAACTGGTCAAGCTTTCGGGTGTGAGTGCACGCACACTTCGTTATTACGATGAAATCGGCTTGCTGAGGCCTTCTGCAGTTGCGGAAAATGGCTACCGGCAATACAGCCAAGACGATATTGACCGGTTACAGCAAATATTATTTTACCGGGAGCTTGATTTTAAATTAGAGGAAATAAGAAAATTGCTCGATCATCCTGATTATGAAGTAAAAGAAGCACTAAAAAAACAATCCGAGCTTTTACAAAAGAAAAGACGATATATCGATGACTTGCTGATAACGATAGAACAAACAATCCAAACGATGGAAGGGGAACTTAAGATGACAAATGAACAAAAGTTTGACGTGTTTAAAAACAAATTGATTGAAGAAAACGAAAAGAGCTACGGGCAGGAAGTACGTAATAAATACGGTGAAGCTGAAGTGGAAGCGAGCAATAAAAAATTCAGGGATATGACAGAAGAGCAATATAATGCGATGCAGCAACTGGAACAACAACTATTTGAACGTTTAAAAGAAGCGCTTGTGTCCGGGGATGTAACATCAGACATAGCAATGGAAGCAGCGGAACTTCATAAACGCTGGTTAAGCTTCTCCTGGGCAAAATATACTCCTGAAGCACATATAGGCCTAGCACAGATGTATGTAAGCGATGACCGGTTCACTGCTTACTATGATGAGCGTGTCGCTCCTGGAGCTACACAATTTTTGCATGATGTAATCACTGTTTATGCAGCGAACAAATAA
- a CDS encoding NUDIX domain-containing protein — protein MNEYLKVFDQYYKQTGIEQRDFIHANGYWHEVFHCWIIEKTDCEWRIYLQLRSKNKKDYPNQFDITAAGHLLASETVEDGVRELEEEVGINVRFSQLISLGVIPYSIDNEKIKDYEFANVFIYELRGGIEQFTLQREELDGIYSVDLNQFILLATNKIKKIEVSGYKYVNEKRHYETKQIGLEQMSTLPESYLLEFIPRMKQKLIEAT, from the coding sequence GTGAACGAATATTTAAAAGTATTTGATCAATATTATAAGCAAACTGGTATTGAACAACGTGATTTCATTCATGCAAACGGTTATTGGCATGAAGTATTTCATTGCTGGATTATTGAGAAAACAGATTGTGAATGGCGCATTTATTTACAGCTGAGAAGTAAAAATAAAAAGGATTATCCAAATCAATTTGATATTACAGCAGCCGGTCATCTACTCGCATCGGAGACGGTTGAAGATGGTGTACGCGAATTAGAGGAAGAAGTAGGGATTAACGTTAGGTTTTCGCAATTAATATCTCTTGGGGTCATTCCGTACAGTATAGACAATGAAAAAATTAAGGATTATGAGTTTGCAAATGTGTTTATATATGAGTTAAGGGGAGGAATTGAGCAGTTCACTCTTCAACGAGAAGAACTGGATGGCATATACTCTGTTGACTTAAATCAATTTATATTGCTTGCGACCAATAAAATAAAGAAAATTGAAGTATCGGGTTATAAATACGTAAATGAAAAACGTCATTATGAAACGAAGCAAATCGGACTGGAACAAATGTCTACACTGCCTGAAAGTTATTTGCTTGAGTTTATCCCGAGAATGAAACAAAAGTTAATTGAAGCAACCTGA